In Eleutherodactylus coqui strain aEleCoq1 chromosome 11, aEleCoq1.hap1, whole genome shotgun sequence, a single window of DNA contains:
- the LOC136582285 gene encoding uncharacterized protein, producing MKSLADRQKLYEDYISHYECRNHEGNLALYDHELQCMGGTRCDSPAALGESYSQLIRQNLQTNTQERRTEVLKQMMKGFAILELICVNLFLFPWRKEIRTVKKFTGNFVYFVEPVIPEENIRQILQRVGYSISLDTEYIIGGQINTEEAKQTAFELYLARIQCEKLLSLMKEDQTVCVSLLVNGPSTDANNGIENTGYTSRTAGIHEVDGANNLGFKSNVPGNNDTTKVTDRTITYTSTQDVISVASENDSSSIRHMDSDEFLNKYSDLNLAQKPIFPLRIKQIKAKEWAVPVSEEPNVAKPHFPDSFMRDTASNTLEGRDLAEKVTCGLQDDNIDIRTFTDELETPKSLIFNESSADVIGPTKQERMVTKLKMKNVAEESLAYPIEETLPPDLAKLSDSSDLAKKEVKWAFLKTKEGTESVASPMPLSSDFSMLNLSSKSVNWTISTENRLREPPNSAYIPPMTPESECMRSPGIKPEENHFQAPSPQGDALLVNDFKMHEDTKEDYVMITKKDHLQH from the exons ATGAAGAGCCTTGCAGACAGACAGAAGCTTTATGAAGATTACATCTCCCACTATGAATGCAGGAACCATGAAGGCAACCTTGCTTTGTATGATCATGAGCTGCAATGCATGGGGGGCACCCGGTGTGACTCCCCTGCAGCACTGGGGGAATCCTACTCCCAGCTCATCAGACAGAACTTACAGACCAATACCCAGGAGCGCAGGACGGAAGTGCTGAAGCAGATGATGAAGGGGTTTGCAATCCTGGAGTTAATCTGTGTCAATTTATTTCTATTTCCATGGAGGAAAGAGATCCGGACAGTAAAG AAATTTACTGGAAACTTTGTCTATTTTGTTGAACCAGTGATTCCAGAAGAGAACATCAGACAGATCCTCCAACGAGTGGGTTACTCTATATCATTGGACACTGAATATATTATCGGAGGCCAAATAAACACTGAAGAGGCCAAACAAACAGCCTTTGAGTTGTACCTGGCTAGAATTCAGTGTGAAAAGCTGCTTTCGCTCATGAAGGAAGATCAGACCGTCTGTGTAAGTCTGCTGGTTAATGGGCCCAGCACTGACGCAAACAATGGGATTGAAAATACTGGTTATACCTCCAGAACCGCCGGCATCCATGAAGTCGATGGAGCAAATAATTTAGGTTTTAAAAGCAACGTCCCTGGAAATAATGACACCACAAAAGTCACTGACCGGACCATAACCTATACAAGTACTCAAGATGTCATTTCTGTTGCTTCCGAGAATGACTCAAGTTCTATCAGACATATGGACAGCGATGAGTTCCTTAATAAGTACAGTGACCTAAATTTAGcccaaaagccaattttccctttACGTATCAAACAAATCAAGGCTAAAGAGTGGGCAGTGCCAGTCTCTGAAGAACCAAATGTTGCCAAACCTCATTTCCCAGATTCCTTTATGAGAGACACTGCATCAAATACACTTGaggggagagaccttgctgagaaGGTCACCTGTGGCCTACAAGATGATAACATTGACATCAGGACTTTTACTGATGAACTGGAAACCCCCAAATCTCTTATATTTAATGAATCGTCTGCTGATGTCATTGGTCCAACTAAGCAAGAGCGTATGGTgacaaagctgaagatgaagaacgTGGCCGAAGAATCATTGGCTTATCCTATTGAGGAAACCTTACCACCAGATTTGGCAAAGCTTTCCGACAGCAGTGATTTGGCTAAAAAGGAGGTAAAGTGGGCATTCCTGAAGACTAAGGAGGGCACAGAGAGTGTTGCAAGTCCAATGCCCCTGTCTTCTGATTTCTCCATGTTGAATCTCTCCAGTAAATCAGTTAATTGGACTATAAGTACAGAGAATAGGCTCCGAGAGCCACCCAACTCCGCATACATTCCACCAATGACACCCGAAAGTGAGTGTATGAGATCACCAGGTATCAAACCAGAGGAAAACCATTTCCAGGCCCCTTCTCCACAGGGAGATGCCCTTCTGGTTAATGACTTTAAGATGCATGAAGATACCAAGGAGGACTATGTGATGATCACTAAAAAAGATCATCTTCAACACTAA